The Sporomusa termitida genome has a window encoding:
- a CDS encoding FmdE family protein — translation MTNRAADYQKAVEFHGHCCPGLTIGYLAAKAALERLNVTRANDEELVAIVESDGCGIDAVQVLLGCTIGKGNLIYKDHGKQAYTIGNRQTGKAVRVAVTGESSPLSPEQESLKNTVFSGQATIEQETAWQKIQEKRIAQLLVTPLADLFKITDVELTLPPEAKIFNSVICAYCGEKVMEARARLKNGKIACLACTEEYSRGW, via the coding sequence ATGACTAACCGAGCTGCCGACTACCAGAAGGCTGTTGAATTCCACGGCCATTGCTGCCCAGGACTTACCATTGGCTATCTGGCTGCCAAAGCCGCCCTTGAGCGCCTTAATGTAACCCGGGCCAATGACGAGGAGCTTGTCGCAATTGTTGAGTCTGACGGCTGCGGCATTGATGCTGTTCAAGTGCTGCTGGGCTGCACCATTGGCAAAGGCAACCTTATTTACAAAGACCATGGCAAACAGGCCTATACGATCGGCAACCGCCAGACAGGTAAAGCCGTACGGGTTGCGGTGACCGGTGAAAGCAGCCCCCTGTCCCCGGAGCAGGAAAGCCTTAAAAACACAGTGTTTAGTGGCCAGGCCACAATCGAGCAGGAGACTGCCTGGCAAAAAATCCAGGAAAAACGAATTGCTCAGCTGTTGGTTACCCCCTTGGCAGACCTGTTTAAGATTACGGATGTTGAGCTTACACTGCCGCCAGAGGCCAAAATCTTTAACTCTGTCATCTGTGCGTATTGTGGTGAAAAAGTTATGGAAGCCCGGGCCCGTTTAAAAAACGGTAAAATCGCTTGTTTAGCCTGTACCGAAGAATACAGCCGGGGATGGTAA
- a CDS encoding YbjQ family protein, with protein sequence MIITTPPVFAEGFEVNEYLGMVTGEVVMGTAVKIRKK encoded by the coding sequence GTGATTATTACTACGCCCCCGGTTTTTGCGGAAGGGTTTGAGGTTAACGAATACCTGGGCATGGTGACCGGTGAGGTTGTCATGGGGACGGCGGTAAAAATCCGAAAGAAGTAA
- a CDS encoding ATP-binding protein, producing the protein MTQEVNGAEALTELRPRMRQLFTVLAGEDTGKVEVIFNEAVNNAFRQGSKVRVKISRIGGKLILRVKDSGQGFAGNLLLHSLCSQDLAELFDEKLIDESGRGLLIMKAMADEVCFNHQGNEIMLVIKLGYNN; encoded by the coding sequence ATGACACAGGAAGTCAATGGAGCTGAGGCTCTCACGGAACTCAGGCCGCGGATGCGGCAGCTGTTTACTGTGCTTGCCGGTGAGGACACTGGCAAGGTTGAGGTTATTTTTAATGAAGCCGTTAATAACGCCTTTCGCCAGGGGAGTAAGGTGCGTGTTAAGATTAGCCGCATTGGCGGAAAACTGATCCTGCGGGTCAAAGACTCAGGCCAAGGCTTTGCCGGTAATCTATTGTTACACTCCTTGTGCAGCCAGGACCTGGCTGAGTTGTTTGATGAGAAGCTGATTGATGAAAGCGGCCGGGGGCTGTTAATCATGAAAGCTATGGCTGATGAGGTTTGTTTTAACCACCAGGGCAATGAGATTATGCTGGTAATCAAGCTTGGGTATAATAATTAA
- a CDS encoding NAD(P)/FAD-dependent oxidoreductase, producing the protein MAEKFDIGIIGGGPAGVFAAYELVSSNPDIKVALLEAGHDIYSRHCPISDKKVPSCIKCNPCAIMRGFGGAGAFSDGKYNFTTKFGGWLNEYLSDQQVLDLIDYVDQINIKYGAPAEYFSTQNSGLGKVALQHDLHLLDARVRHLGTENNLKILEAVYDHLQEKITMLFGVMVTTIQKHNNTFVLETASSGRIECDYLIAAPGRAGSEWFANQCRELDLPLTNNQVDVGVRVEIPAEVFQHITDEVYEAKLVYRTKQYGDLVRTFCMNPKGYVVAENTDGIVTVNGHSYRDEKLHSKNTNFALLVSNKFTEPFTEPHQYGKRIASFSNMLGGGVLVQRFGDLLKGRRTNEHRLSQSFTQPTLKATPGDLSLVLPKRHLDNIIEMIYALNNIAPGMTNDDTLLYGVEVKFYSSRLKLTGELETEIENMFAIGDGAGITRGLSQASASGVHAARIINARMKHN; encoded by the coding sequence ATGGCTGAAAAATTTGACATCGGCATCATAGGCGGCGGCCCGGCTGGTGTATTTGCCGCCTATGAACTTGTCAGCAGCAATCCGGACATCAAGGTTGCTTTATTAGAGGCCGGACACGACATTTATTCGCGGCACTGCCCCATCTCGGATAAAAAAGTTCCCTCCTGCATTAAATGCAATCCCTGTGCCATTATGCGCGGTTTCGGCGGCGCCGGGGCTTTCTCTGACGGCAAATATAACTTTACCACCAAATTTGGCGGCTGGCTGAATGAATACCTGTCAGACCAGCAGGTATTGGACCTGATTGATTATGTTGACCAAATCAATATAAAATACGGCGCCCCGGCTGAATACTTCAGCACTCAAAACAGCGGTCTGGGCAAAGTGGCTTTACAGCATGACCTGCATCTGCTGGACGCCCGGGTCCGGCACCTGGGCACGGAAAACAATTTAAAAATTCTTGAGGCCGTCTATGATCATTTACAAGAAAAGATAACCATGCTGTTTGGCGTAATGGTAACCACAATCCAAAAACATAATAACACCTTTGTTCTGGAAACAGCCAGCAGCGGCCGGATTGAATGCGACTACCTGATTGCCGCGCCGGGACGGGCCGGCTCGGAATGGTTTGCCAACCAGTGCCGCGAACTGGACCTGCCGCTGACCAATAATCAGGTCGATGTCGGTGTTCGCGTGGAAATCCCGGCCGAGGTATTTCAGCACATTACCGATGAGGTATATGAAGCCAAGCTGGTATACCGGACAAAGCAGTACGGCGACTTGGTCCGGACATTCTGCATGAACCCCAAAGGCTATGTCGTTGCTGAAAATACCGACGGGATTGTTACCGTCAACGGCCACAGCTACCGGGATGAAAAGCTGCACAGCAAAAATACCAACTTTGCCCTCCTGGTCAGCAACAAGTTTACCGAGCCCTTCACCGAACCCCATCAATACGGTAAACGTATCGCTTCCTTTTCCAATATGCTGGGCGGCGGCGTCCTGGTGCAGCGCTTTGGAGACCTGTTAAAAGGCCGCCGTACCAATGAGCACCGTCTGTCCCAAAGCTTCACGCAGCCAACCCTCAAAGCAACCCCGGGTGATTTAAGCCTGGTATTGCCCAAACGCCACCTGGATAACATCATTGAAATGATCTACGCCCTTAATAATATTGCTCCCGGTATGACCAATGATGACACCCTGCTGTATGGGGTTGAAGTCAAGTTCTACAGCTCACGCCTGAAACTGACCGGGGAGCTGGAAACAGAGATTGAGAACATGTTTGCCATTGGCGACGGGGCCGGCATTACCCGCGGTTTATCCCAGGCCAGTGCCAGCGGCGTGCATGCCGCCAGAATTATTAATGCCCGGATGAAACACAACTAG
- a CDS encoding SAM-dependent methyltransferase, whose amino-acid sequence MDSQLADEPLNNVRFWDRAWQNANKKAGRRPPDPKLWQEYWNSFSSRYAEHNETSKTVHQDIIARLVAHGTIKPGDTLLDIGCGPGTYALPLAAYDVKVTGLDTSPGMLAALSGQAGKAGLEKNITPLLADWQDIAPSPAYDITFAAKSPAINNYDSLMKMTKVARRVCCLIGFAGKHDISLRRLLWEKLLQEPAPGPSFDIIYPLNILYQEGYRPNLTFTTYGQTTQEPLPYLIDHYISYFSVLGVTGAETENTIRTILASIAIDGYCAETSETTVGIMWWQV is encoded by the coding sequence TTGGACAGTCAGCTTGCGGACGAGCCGTTAAATAATGTCCGGTTTTGGGATAGAGCCTGGCAAAACGCCAATAAAAAGGCTGGTCGGCGCCCGCCTGACCCTAAGCTGTGGCAGGAATATTGGAACAGCTTTTCCAGCCGCTATGCCGAACATAATGAAACCAGCAAAACAGTCCACCAAGACATCATTGCCAGGTTGGTTGCCCACGGGACAATTAAACCAGGCGATACACTGTTGGATATTGGCTGTGGTCCCGGCACCTACGCCCTGCCGCTGGCAGCATATGATGTTAAAGTCACCGGCCTTGATACCTCCCCGGGTATGCTGGCAGCCTTGTCCGGCCAGGCAGGAAAAGCCGGTCTGGAGAAAAACATCACTCCTTTGCTGGCCGACTGGCAGGACATTGCCCCGAGTCCGGCCTATGACATAACCTTTGCCGCTAAGAGCCCGGCTATTAATAACTATGACAGCCTGATGAAAATGACGAAAGTAGCCCGCAGAGTCTGCTGCCTGATCGGCTTTGCCGGTAAACATGATATTAGCTTACGCCGTCTCTTATGGGAAAAACTCTTGCAGGAGCCGGCACCGGGGCCATCCTTTGATATCATCTATCCGCTTAACATCCTGTATCAGGAAGGCTACCGCCCCAACCTGACCTTCACCACTTACGGTCAAACCACGCAGGAACCGCTTCCCTATCTGATTGATCACTATATCAGTTATTTTAGCGTACTGGGCGTTACCGGCGCTGAGACCGAAAACACGATTCGCACTATCCTTGCAAGCATCGCTATTGATGGTTATTGTGCCGAAACATCGGAAACAACTGTTGGTATTATGTGGTGGCAGGTATAA
- a CDS encoding sirohydrochlorin cobaltochelatase, which translates to MKKIFSLLTTICMLAVFGCVSLIPSLAAAAPAAAGKKAILVVSFGTTYHDTLKATIEAVENKIQAEFPDYEVRRAFSSRIIIKRLAERDGIKIDTEKQALDRLKAEGFTEVIVQPMQITAGEEYELIKSAVAHAQAAKTFEKLTIGRPLLYYMGQEDTTDDYQAVVEALATQYPKLKKNEAVLLLGHGGLHPATATYPALQEKLQDAGYKNVYVYTVEGYPTLEGTIDKLKANKVKKVTLMPLMLVAGDHAVNDMAGDESDSHKTQLIAAGIKVDTYIHGLGENEKIQDIYVQHIKDAIDELNNPEAKNH; encoded by the coding sequence ATGAAAAAAATTTTTTCCTTACTTACCACGATCTGTATGCTGGCCGTATTTGGTTGCGTCAGCCTGATCCCGTCGCTGGCTGCGGCTGCACCGGCTGCGGCTGGTAAAAAGGCTATTTTGGTTGTGAGTTTTGGTACAACCTACCACGACACACTGAAAGCAACTATTGAAGCAGTTGAAAATAAAATACAGGCTGAATTCCCTGATTATGAAGTGCGCCGGGCATTTAGCTCCCGGATTATCATTAAAAGATTAGCCGAACGTGACGGTATCAAGATTGATACTGAGAAACAAGCGCTTGACCGCCTCAAAGCCGAAGGCTTTACTGAAGTTATTGTACAACCTATGCAAATTACCGCCGGTGAAGAATATGAGCTGATTAAAAGTGCGGTGGCCCATGCGCAAGCGGCTAAAACCTTTGAAAAGCTTACAATTGGCAGACCCCTGCTTTACTATATGGGCCAGGAAGACACCACCGATGATTATCAGGCAGTAGTCGAAGCATTAGCAACCCAATACCCGAAACTTAAGAAGAATGAAGCTGTCCTGCTGCTGGGCCACGGCGGGCTCCACCCTGCCACTGCTACCTATCCTGCCCTGCAGGAAAAACTACAGGATGCAGGCTATAAAAATGTATATGTTTATACTGTAGAAGGCTATCCTACCCTGGAAGGTACGATTGACAAGCTGAAAGCCAATAAAGTCAAAAAAGTAACCCTGATGCCGTTAATGCTGGTAGCCGGCGATCATGCCGTCAATGATATGGCCGGTGACGAAAGTGATTCCCACAAAACTCAGCTTATTGCCGCCGGTATTAAAGTTGACACCTATATCCATGGCTTAGGCGAAAATGAAAAAATCCAGGATATCTATGTTCAACATATAAAAGATGCGATTGATGAACTTAATAATCCTGAAGCTAAAAACCATTAA
- a CDS encoding diguanylate cyclase domain-containing protein has product MSFTTQDNGLLKCVYQEWGQREDFNFYLSILSHQFNFVFNHSQRVAYYAVRLAQATGCRDTEIVNIGAMALLHDIGKINVPIKVLYKQGTYDPYDRNEMERHPVYGSQMLLRSKELRELIAGVLHHHERYDGNGYPNKLKALEIPLPARIIHIAEAVDVMTTIQNYQQVRSWHEAMGELERAADSQFDRALVKAFLALEPAMFAAGRMGAGQAARQEKQQLVLSAGSVGHYLENIANLGVICLDKNNTVVFCNACAEQIRQLPEGTLLGKNFLDSYPQHRRKILEDKLGQLRAGKKKAWYRLMGRNGRFIENRYSRVTDASGKFIGTVLVTIDVTEREKVARSLNAALERQAALYQAAQIITSSLSIAEIIDGILRIIRKTMVVNKAEIYLSSETNDGIPAMHTHEYSRSEPIEGQEGYREAANQVYSTLRTVMAADEQGKLAKYYVPLIYRRDLLGILYIERTSPGEESQERLELLEALASQTAIAIRNARLHEEVQYLAEYDKLTGLLNRHSFDRFFAEQCRQAAEQPAPVTLLMIDINGLKLVNDQYGHVAGDMLIKAAAQVVKNSISSDDRAFRYGGDEIVVLLPGVSLPEAQIIIKRIQRNSKWWQPGIVANVYADLTLSVSIGAAASSEVSLECLIQEADKRMYESKRLYYKSLDVK; this is encoded by the coding sequence ATGAGTTTTACCACACAGGACAACGGACTATTAAAGTGCGTTTATCAAGAGTGGGGACAACGGGAAGATTTTAATTTCTATCTGTCCATCTTATCCCATCAGTTTAATTTTGTATTTAACCACTCGCAAAGGGTGGCATATTATGCGGTTAGGCTGGCCCAAGCGACCGGCTGCCGTGATACTGAGATTGTGAATATTGGTGCAATGGCGTTGCTGCATGATATTGGTAAAATAAATGTACCGATCAAGGTTTTATATAAACAGGGTACTTATGATCCGTATGACCGGAATGAAATGGAGCGCCATCCGGTCTATGGCAGCCAGATGCTGCTGCGATCCAAAGAGCTGCGGGAGCTTATTGCCGGGGTACTGCACCATCACGAGCGTTATGATGGCAATGGCTACCCCAATAAACTCAAAGCCTTGGAAATCCCCTTGCCAGCCAGGATCATTCATATTGCCGAAGCCGTTGATGTTATGACGACAATCCAGAATTATCAGCAGGTAAGAAGCTGGCATGAAGCTATGGGTGAGCTGGAACGGGCGGCTGACAGTCAGTTCGACCGGGCTCTGGTAAAAGCCTTTTTGGCATTAGAACCGGCTATGTTTGCTGCCGGCAGGATGGGCGCCGGCCAGGCAGCGAGACAGGAAAAGCAGCAGCTGGTTTTATCTGCCGGCAGTGTTGGGCATTACCTGGAGAATATAGCAAATTTAGGGGTCATTTGTTTGGATAAAAACAATACAGTTGTATTTTGTAATGCCTGTGCAGAGCAGATACGGCAATTGCCTGAAGGTACTTTATTAGGTAAAAACTTTTTAGACAGTTATCCCCAGCACCGGCGAAAAATTCTCGAGGACAAGCTGGGGCAGCTGCGGGCTGGTAAAAAAAAGGCATGGTATCGCCTAATGGGCCGTAATGGGCGGTTTATTGAGAACCGGTATTCACGGGTAACGGATGCCAGTGGTAAGTTTATCGGCACTGTTTTGGTCACAATTGATGTGACCGAGCGGGAGAAAGTGGCCCGCAGTCTGAATGCCGCCCTGGAAAGGCAGGCCGCCTTGTATCAGGCAGCCCAGATCATCACCTCCTCGTTAAGTATTGCCGAGATCATTGACGGCATCCTGAGGATTATAAGAAAGACGATGGTGGTTAACAAGGCCGAAATTTATTTATCAAGTGAAACCAACGACGGTATCCCGGCTATGCATACGCATGAGTACAGCCGCAGTGAGCCGATTGAAGGCCAGGAGGGTTACCGTGAGGCGGCAAACCAGGTTTACAGTACTTTGCGGACAGTCATGGCTGCTGATGAACAGGGCAAGCTGGCAAAATATTATGTCCCGCTTATCTACCGGCGTGATTTACTGGGGATATTATATATTGAAAGAACCAGTCCGGGTGAGGAGTCGCAGGAACGGCTGGAGCTTCTGGAAGCACTGGCCAGCCAGACTGCGATTGCGATTAGGAATGCCCGCCTGCACGAGGAAGTCCAGTACCTGGCCGAGTATGATAAATTGACAGGCTTACTGAACCGCCATTCCTTTGACCGGTTTTTTGCAGAGCAGTGCCGGCAGGCCGCAGAGCAGCCGGCGCCGGTTACACTGCTGATGATTGACATTAATGGCCTAAAGCTTGTCAATGACCAATATGGGCATGTGGCCGGTGATATGTTAATTAAGGCTGCTGCTCAGGTTGTGAAAAATAGTATCAGCAGTGACGACCGCGCTTTTCGCTATGGTGGTGATGAGATTGTTGTGCTGCTGCCGGGGGTTTCTCTCCCGGAAGCACAGATTATTATTAAGCGGATACAACGCAATAGCAAATGGTGGCAACCGGGCATTGTTGCTAATGTGTATGCTGATTTGACTCTCAGTGTCAGCATTGGCGCCGCCGCGAGCAGCGAAGTCAGTCTGGAATGCCTGATTCAGGAGGCTGATAAACGCATGTATGAAAGTAAGCGTCTTTATTATAAGTCGCTGGATGTAAAATGA
- a CDS encoding DUF3842 family protein — MVIAVIDGMGGGLGVQLVTQLTSQLGQKADIIALGTNALATNNMVRAGAMRGATGENAVVVSIRKANIVVGPIGIIIPNSLMGEITPKIAEVIASCDAHKVLVPVNQSHFDIVGLESRPLVVSIKEAIARVTELVLGKTW, encoded by the coding sequence ATGGTAATTGCAGTTATTGATGGTATGGGCGGGGGGCTTGGTGTGCAGTTGGTGACCCAGCTTACGTCACAGCTGGGTCAAAAAGCAGATATTATTGCTTTGGGGACAAATGCACTGGCGACCAATAATATGGTACGGGCCGGAGCGATGCGTGGCGCTACCGGTGAAAATGCCGTGGTCGTTTCAATCCGCAAGGCAAATATTGTAGTAGGTCCGATTGGTATTATAATTCCTAATTCCTTAATGGGGGAGATCACCCCCAAAATTGCCGAAGTAATTGCCTCTTGTGATGCGCATAAGGTATTGGTGCCGGTAAATCAAAGCCATTTCGATATCGTTGGCCTTGAAAGCCGGCCGCTGGTGGTTTCTATTAAAGAGGCAATTGCCAGGGTAACCGAGCTTGTTCTAGGCAAGACCTGGTAG
- a CDS encoding class I SAM-dependent methyltransferase — MCNTKFWTEAWQEARESSHQAPSYGNKQGWQQFWNDFAEQYALRNRQSRPIYNAIIDGLVADGVITPASTVLDIGCGAGTFTLPLAARAKQATGLDTAAQMLSVLQSEAAHDRISDRITALQADWLDLPAEPAYDVVFAANTTAINDYDSLMKMNELSRGTCCLIGFAGTYHIKVRTLLWEHLIGTPPEQTAFDIQYPFNILYQDRYLPNIKFYSYRQRYRETLAFMIEYYTSYFKLFGLDSPETSAKITEFLANRSVEDYCTELINSTIGVLWWRADRKTTVLE, encoded by the coding sequence ATGTGCAATACCAAGTTTTGGACTGAGGCCTGGCAGGAAGCGCGTGAGAGTTCCCATCAGGCCCCAAGTTATGGCAACAAACAAGGCTGGCAGCAGTTTTGGAATGATTTTGCCGAGCAGTACGCCCTGCGCAACCGCCAAAGCCGGCCGATATATAATGCAATTATTGACGGCTTAGTTGCCGACGGTGTAATAACCCCGGCCAGCACAGTACTGGACATAGGCTGCGGAGCCGGTACCTTTACCTTGCCGCTGGCCGCCAGGGCCAAACAGGCAACAGGGTTGGATACAGCTGCACAAATGCTGTCTGTCCTGCAGTCCGAGGCCGCTCACGACAGGATTTCCGACCGGATTACGGCCCTCCAGGCCGACTGGCTGGACCTGCCGGCCGAACCTGCTTATGATGTGGTGTTTGCCGCCAACACTACCGCTATTAACGATTATGACAGCTTAATGAAAATGAATGAACTGTCCCGCGGTACCTGCTGCCTGATCGGCTTTGCCGGCACCTATCACATCAAAGTGCGGACACTGTTATGGGAGCACCTGATCGGCACACCGCCTGAGCAAACGGCGTTTGATATCCAATACCCGTTTAATATCCTGTATCAGGACCGGTATCTGCCTAATATTAAATTTTACAGCTACCGCCAGCGCTACCGGGAGACACTGGCTTTTATGATTGAATATTACACCAGTTATTTCAAGCTGTTTGGTCTGGACAGCCCGGAGACGTCAGCTAAAATTACTGAATTCCTGGCTAACCGGTCAGTGGAAGATTACTGCACCGAACTGATTAACTCGACTATCGGCGTGCTGTGGTGGCGGGCTGACCGCAAGACCACAGTACTGGAATAA
- a CDS encoding class I SAM-dependent methyltransferase codes for MGDELFFDRIAGQWDATRAADAGKIGKLVELIGIAPGSRVLDAGSGTGVLLPYIHKVVGNEGQITAVDFSANMLQQAKTKYAALRNIEFVVADIMNFSTAPGFDHVICFNFFPHVKNKSLFLQHIRNALNSGGMLTIMHDLSRQQVNAVHQASAAVKEDRLACGETVSQWLTGAGYEVICRIDDSDCYFIKARKT; via the coding sequence ATGGGGGATGAACTTTTTTTCGACCGCATTGCCGGTCAGTGGGATGCAACACGGGCAGCCGATGCCGGTAAGATCGGCAAACTGGTGGAGCTGATCGGGATAGCGCCGGGATCCAGAGTGCTTGATGCCGGCAGCGGGACTGGTGTATTGTTGCCGTATATTCACAAGGTTGTTGGCAATGAGGGGCAAATTACAGCTGTCGATTTTTCTGCCAATATGCTGCAGCAGGCCAAAACTAAATATGCGGCCCTGAGGAATATTGAGTTTGTTGTTGCCGATATCATGAATTTTTCAACGGCGCCTGGATTTGATCATGTGATTTGTTTTAATTTTTTTCCGCATGTTAAAAACAAGTCCCTGTTTTTGCAGCATATTCGTAATGCACTTAACAGCGGGGGTATGCTGACGATCATGCATGATCTGTCGCGCCAGCAGGTAAATGCCGTTCATCAGGCCAGCGCCGCGGTAAAAGAAGACCGTCTGGCCTGCGGGGAGACGGTAAGCCAATGGCTGACCGGGGCTGGGTACGAGGTAATATGCAGGATTGATGACAGTGATTGCTATTTTATCAAGGCCCGGAAAACATAG